The genomic interval CACGCGAACCATATAAAACCGCTTTGTCTACTTGAGGATAGCGGGCGAAGACGGCATGGATTTTCTGGACGGTAGCCCCTTTCAGGCCGTGTTTCATGGCTCTTCTTCCTGTTTTATCTTAATCAGTTTTCTGTTAAATGCCTCGAATTCTGCGAAGTAGGCATTGAGAATGGCGGAGACGATATGGGACGCTGTGGATTCATCGTAGGTGTGAGAGGTCAAATTGCGGCTTTGGATCATGTCCATCCACACTTCACCATTTTCGACCAACCCCGTTTTGAAAGCTTCACGGGTGGTATCTTTTGAGCCATACAGATTGCGGACGCCCCGGCTTTCCAGAAAATCTTTCAGCGTATTCCAGGCGAGTTCGTGGGTGTATTCAAAAACCTGGATCAGCCCCTGTTCTTCGAGTTTCGAGAGAGGCCGCTTCCGTACCAGTTGCACGGCGTCACTCAGTTGCGAAAAAGCTTTGCTGAAGTGGTTAAAGCGCTGAATCCAGCGAATGTCTTGTGTTGTCATTGGCATCTCCCTAATACGCTTTGTCCAAGTGTTTGTTTTCACCTATTTAGTTTGGAACGTCCTTCTAAGTGCCA from Syntrophus gentianae carries:
- a CDS encoding nucleotidyltransferase substrate binding protein: MTTQDIRWIQRFNHFSKAFSQLSDAVQLVRKRPLSKLEEQGLIQVFEYTHELAWNTLKDFLESRGVRNLYGSKDTTREAFKTGLVENGEVWMDMIQSRNLTSHTYDESTASHIVSAILNAYFAEFEAFNRKLIKIKQEEEP